One window from the genome of Rhodococcus sp. ABRD24 encodes:
- a CDS encoding YlxR family protein yields MVQRELSVSTRARAGEPVRTCVGCRQKGLAADLLRVVAREAESEGFALVPDPKRRLPGRGAWLHPDPKCLSEAARRRAFGRALRVSGSLDSSELDHLVGAVELSEAGHSGL; encoded by the coding sequence ATGGTTCAGCGTGAACTGTCTGTGTCGACGCGTGCCCGAGCCGGTGAACCGGTCCGGACATGTGTCGGATGCAGACAGAAAGGGCTGGCCGCCGATCTGCTCAGGGTCGTGGCTCGGGAGGCCGAATCCGAAGGGTTCGCTCTCGTTCCCGATCCGAAGCGCAGGCTCCCAGGGCGAGGTGCGTGGCTGCACCCTGACCCCAAGTGTCTGAGCGAAGCGGCACGGCGCCGAGCATTCGGCAGAGCACTGCGGGTGTCCGGAAGTCTGGATTCCTCGGAACTCGACCATCTGGTCGGGGCAGTCGAGTTATCGGAGGCGGGTCACTCGGGCCTGTGA
- the nusA gene encoding transcription termination factor NusA: MNIDIAALRAIEADKGISAGTIISAIETALLTAYRHTEGHQPHARIDVDTKSGIVRVMAHEVDMDGNRVGEEWDDTPEGFGRIAATTARQVILQRLRDAEHERSFGEFATHEGEIVGGVIQRDNRANARGMVVVRIGSEANGAEGLIPPAEQVPGETYEHGERIKCYVVGVSRGQRGPQITLSRTHPNLVRKLFALEVPEIADGSVDIVAVARESGHRSKIAVHSRVQGLNAKGACIGPMGQRVRNVMSELAGEKIDIIDYDEDPARFVGNALSPSKVVSVTVVDPEARAARVVVPDFQLSLAIGKEGQNARLAARLTGWRIDIRSDAVPGPESQVGRETTGA; this comes from the coding sequence GTGAATATCGATATCGCCGCGCTGCGGGCTATCGAGGCGGACAAGGGTATTTCGGCGGGCACGATCATTTCGGCGATCGAAACCGCACTGCTCACCGCCTATCGTCATACCGAGGGCCACCAGCCCCATGCCCGCATCGACGTCGACACCAAGTCCGGCATCGTTCGCGTGATGGCGCACGAGGTCGACATGGACGGCAACAGGGTTGGCGAGGAGTGGGACGACACCCCCGAGGGATTCGGGCGGATTGCGGCCACCACTGCACGCCAGGTGATTCTCCAGCGGCTTCGGGATGCGGAACACGAGCGCAGCTTCGGCGAGTTCGCCACTCACGAAGGTGAGATCGTCGGTGGCGTCATCCAGCGAGACAACCGCGCGAACGCCCGCGGCATGGTCGTGGTGCGGATCGGTAGCGAGGCGAACGGCGCTGAGGGACTGATCCCGCCGGCGGAGCAGGTTCCCGGGGAGACCTACGAGCACGGCGAGCGAATCAAGTGCTATGTGGTCGGGGTCTCCCGCGGTCAGCGCGGCCCTCAGATCACGTTGTCCCGGACGCACCCGAATCTGGTGCGCAAGCTGTTCGCACTCGAGGTGCCCGAGATCGCAGATGGTTCCGTCGACATCGTTGCCGTCGCCCGTGAGTCCGGGCACAGGTCGAAGATCGCCGTTCATTCCCGCGTGCAGGGTCTCAATGCGAAGGGCGCATGCATCGGCCCGATGGGTCAGCGTGTCCGCAATGTGATGAGCGAACTCGCTGGCGAGAAGATCGACATCATCGACTACGACGAGGATCCGGCGAGGTTCGTCGGGAACGCGCTGTCGCCATCCAAAGTGGTGTCCGTCACTGTCGTCGACCCCGAGGCGCGTGCGGCGAGGGTCGTCGTTCCCGACTTCCAGCTCTCGCTGGCGATCGGCAAAGAGGGACAAAATGCACGTCTGGCTGCACGGTTGACCGGGTGGCGCATCGACATCCGCAGTGATGCCGTACCGGGACCCGAGTCACAGGTCGGTCGCGAAACGACAGGTGCTTAG